A stretch of DNA from Mucilaginibacter daejeonensis:
GTCGCAGCTATTCTCACCTTCAATGATCTCGAGCCCTTGCGGATTCTTGGCCCACTCTGCATGAGCGGTCTTGAGCGTATTCAAAAATACCTCAGTAGCCTGTGCGCCTGACACGGCATAACGATCGTTCATGACAAAGAAAGGCACGCCACGTATGTTCAGCACCTGCGCTTCGTAAATATCTCGGTGCACATCGCCTGCATAGGCATCGCTGTCAAGTGCATGGCGTAACTCATCGCTGTTCAGACCGATCTCTGTTCCCAGCTCAACAAGCGTTTCTTTATCATCAATGTTCTTACCATCGGTAAAGTAGGCTCTGAATAGGGCTTCTTCGGCAGCGTCGCCAGCGTGGTGCTGCTTGGCAAAATGCGTGAAACGATGGGCATCGAAACTATTGGCTACCACGGCTTTGTCCAGGTGATAGGTCAACCCTACCTGTGCGGCCATATCTGTCACCTTGCCGTTGAGTTGTTGGGCATAGTCAACGGTCCAGCCCTTGGCATCGGCCAGGTACTGATCAATGCTGATGCTGGTATTGGTCTCCAGGTCGGGGTTCAATTGAAAGCTTTTCCACTCCACCTCAATA
This window harbors:
- a CDS encoding DsbA family oxidoreductase, translated to MKVQIWSDVMCPFCYIGKRRFEEALSVFDNAKDIEVEWKSFQLNPDLETNTSISIDQYLADAKGWTVDYAQQLNGKVTDMAAQVGLTYHLDKAVVANSFDAHRFTHFAKQHHAGDAAEEALFRAYFTDGKNIDDKETLVELGTEIGLNSDELRHALDSDAYAGDVHRDIYEAQVLNIRGVPFFVMNDRYAVSGAQATEVFLNTLKTAHAEWAKNPQGLEIIEGENSCDIDGGNC